A region of the Arthrobacter sp. FW306-07-I genome:
GCGGTAGTCATCGGGGAACCTCTACTTTCTCTTCATGGCTTAGGGCGGCAGGCGGTGCGCAGGCACCGGGTTTGACGGGGGCGCCGGGCCGCTGGGGCCGCATAGACAGCACGACGTAATCGGATTCGACGGTGACTTCGATGGTTTCGGCGCGGTAGGGCCCCTTGATCCGCCCGAGCGTTCCGTCCTCGACCTGTTCGGCAACGTCCTGTCCGGCCTCGACGCCGACCGCGAAGGGCCGCGCGCGCATGTGCTTGGGATCCCAGTACGACTGTCCGGTCTTGATGTCGAACTCCCAGTTGTGCCACGGGCAGGTGAGCAGGTCCTGCGACTCATCAAGGGTGATGTGGCCGGGCCCGGTCGAGGTGACGGTATTAACCAGTTGGCCCTGGCATAGTGGACCGCCGACGTGGGGGCAGCGGTTGAGCATGCCGTAGTACTTTCCCTTGATGTTGAAAATTCCGACTTCCCGTCCTCCGA
Encoded here:
- a CDS encoding Rieske (2Fe-2S) protein, with amino-acid sequence MTESTATKRPQKFVVARAEEIPEGSRLIVDVGGREVGIFNIKGKYYGMLNRCPHVGGPLCQGQLVNTVTSTGPGHITLDESQDLLTCPWHNWEFDIKTGQSYWDPKHMRARPFAVGVEAGQDVAEQVEDGTLGRIKGPYRAETIEVTVESDYVVLSMRPQRPGAPVKPGACAPPAALSHEEKVEVPR